In one window of Roseofilum reptotaenium CS-1145 DNA:
- the pstA gene encoding phosphate ABC transporter permease PstA, producing MAQDTLQSENLQSIRANIQQRQLINSLFGVLGLLVIFIAVIVLLSLTIAMAMDGAARITPDFFISFPSRKPEQAGILSAWVGTSLVMLVTACAAVPLGVASGIYLEEYAAKNWISDIIEINVTNLAGVPSIIYGLLALGLFVYQLQLGQTVLTGGLTLSLLILPVVIVTTRESIRAIPNSLREAAYGLGASKWQVIWDHILPYSFGSILTGIIIGLSRAIGQTAPLITIGALTFIAFLPDSPVKSEFPFISLAWLQAPFTVMPIQMFNWVSRPNPEFQVNAAAAGTVLTFMTLAMNSLAIYLRYRFRRGIKW from the coding sequence ATGGCTCAGGACACTCTACAAAGCGAAAATTTACAAAGTATTAGGGCTAATATTCAGCAGCGTCAACTGATTAATAGCCTCTTCGGTGTTCTCGGATTACTGGTAATTTTTATTGCCGTAATCGTTCTCTTATCCTTGACCATTGCCATGGCCATGGATGGCGCTGCCCGCATCACCCCAGACTTCTTTATCTCATTTCCCAGTCGGAAACCCGAACAAGCTGGGATTTTATCCGCTTGGGTCGGAACGAGCTTAGTGATGTTGGTAACTGCCTGTGCGGCTGTTCCTCTAGGAGTCGCTTCCGGAATTTATCTAGAAGAATATGCCGCCAAAAACTGGATTTCCGACATTATTGAAATTAATGTTACCAACCTAGCTGGAGTTCCTTCTATTATCTATGGATTATTAGCGCTAGGATTATTTGTTTATCAACTGCAATTGGGACAAACGGTTCTCACGGGTGGATTAACCCTTTCTTTGTTAATTTTACCAGTAGTTATTGTCACCACTCGCGAATCCATCCGCGCTATCCCCAATAGTTTAAGAGAAGCAGCCTATGGACTCGGGGCAAGCAAATGGCAAGTTATTTGGGATCACATTTTACCCTATTCCTTTGGTAGTATTCTCACCGGAATTATTATCGGGCTATCGCGAGCGATTGGACAAACTGCTCCATTGATTACCATTGGTGCTTTAACGTTTATTGCGTTTTTACCCGATTCTCCTGTTAAAAGTGAATTCCCATTTATTTCATTGGCTTGGTTACAAGCACCGTTTACCGTGATGCCCATTCAAATGTTTAATTGGGTATCGCGTCCTAATCCTGAATTTCAAGTGAATGCAGCCGCCGCAGGAACCGTTCTAACATTTATGACTTTAGCCATGAATAGTCTGGCAATTTATTTGCGGTATCGTTTTCGTAGAGGAATCAAATGGTAG
- the pstC gene encoding phosphate ABC transporter permease subunit PstC: MSDRPIPLSNSIQYSTRKTRLLREKAIEFILFLAACSTVATTISILFLLTKESLSFFEEVSLVEFLTAPEWTPLFGEQARYGILSLLSGTLVTAGIAMMVAVPLGTVAAIYLSEFAHPRLREIVKPCLELLAAIPTVVYGYFALLFVTPLLQKIIPTLPIFNMLSAGLVMGIMITPFISSISEDAMRAVPIGLREGSYAMGTTRLQTALRVVFPAAISGISSSYILGVSRAVGETMIVAIAAGIQPTLTLNPLEEGATITAYIASVSMGDLPHGTLEYQTIFAAGLTLVLMTLTLNIIGHFLSKYYREIY; this comes from the coding sequence ATGAGCGATCGCCCCATTCCCCTATCTAACAGCATCCAATACTCTACCCGAAAAACTCGTCTCTTGCGAGAGAAAGCCATTGAGTTTATCTTATTTCTGGCAGCTTGCTCGACGGTTGCGACCACTATCTCAATTCTCTTTCTCCTGACCAAAGAATCCTTATCTTTTTTTGAAGAAGTTTCCCTGGTTGAATTCCTCACTGCACCAGAATGGACTCCTCTGTTTGGAGAACAGGCCCGTTATGGTATTTTATCGCTCCTATCAGGAACCTTAGTCACCGCAGGGATTGCCATGATGGTTGCTGTTCCATTAGGAACCGTTGCTGCGATTTACCTCAGTGAATTTGCCCACCCTCGTCTGAGAGAAATCGTTAAACCGTGCTTAGAGCTTTTAGCCGCCATTCCCACTGTGGTCTATGGATATTTTGCGCTCCTGTTTGTTACCCCACTACTGCAAAAAATCATCCCCACCCTTCCCATCTTTAATATGCTCAGTGCGGGCTTAGTCATGGGAATCATGATTACCCCCTTTATTAGCTCCATTAGTGAAGATGCCATGCGTGCCGTTCCCATCGGTTTACGAGAAGGGTCTTATGCCATGGGAACCACCCGCCTGCAAACTGCTCTGAGAGTCGTCTTTCCGGCAGCAATTTCTGGCATTAGCTCCTCCTATATCCTTGGAGTATCGCGGGCAGTCGGCGAAACCATGATTGTGGCGATCGCTGCCGGAATTCAACCCACCTTAACTCTAAATCCCTTAGAAGAAGGTGCAACCATCACCGCCTATATTGCTAGTGTCAGCATGGGAGATCTACCCCACGGAACCCTAGAATATCAAACCATCTTTGCTGCTGGATTAACCCTTGTTCTCATGACTTTAACCTTGAATATTATTGGACACTTTTTGTCCAAATATTATCGAGAAATCTATTAA
- a CDS encoding PstS family phosphate ABC transporter substrate-binding protein, whose product MQSQSRPTIKIDGSSTVFPITEAVAEDFQKSNNSSNPNNARVTVGVSGTGGGFKKFCSTNPSVQTHISNASRPIKPSEQQACKQAGVEYIELPVAYDAITIVVSKQNTAVSDIKVDELQKMWLSQSQRQGIKKWNQIRSSWPNSEFKLYGPGLDSGTYDYFKEAILDDKDIRSDFSGSEDDNVLVRGIQNNPNAIGYFGLAYYKENTDKLKSLKINGVAPTTTTVNNGSYSPLSRPIYIYVNKAAADKPEVKAFVEYYLQTASKFSAEVGYVALPNNDYSSAQRRFTNRQTGRVPLRAGL is encoded by the coding sequence GTGCAATCTCAAAGCCGGCCAACCATCAAAATTGATGGCTCCAGTACGGTATTCCCGATCACTGAAGCTGTGGCAGAAGACTTCCAAAAGTCAAATAATTCCAGTAATCCCAATAATGCTAGAGTTACTGTCGGTGTTTCTGGAACGGGTGGCGGTTTCAAAAAGTTTTGCTCCACGAACCCCTCAGTACAGACTCATATTTCTAATGCGTCTCGTCCAATTAAGCCATCGGAACAACAAGCCTGTAAACAAGCCGGAGTTGAGTATATCGAATTACCCGTTGCTTACGATGCCATTACTATAGTTGTGTCAAAACAGAACACCGCTGTCAGTGATATTAAAGTTGATGAACTGCAAAAAATGTGGCTGTCCCAATCCCAACGACAGGGAATCAAGAAGTGGAATCAAATTCGTTCGAGCTGGCCTAACAGCGAATTCAAGCTCTACGGCCCTGGGTTAGATTCCGGGACATATGACTATTTCAAAGAAGCGATTTTAGATGACAAGGACATTCGTTCGGACTTCTCGGGTAGTGAAGATGATAATGTTTTAGTCCGTGGGATTCAAAATAATCCCAATGCGATCGGCTATTTTGGTTTAGCCTACTATAAAGAAAACACCGACAAACTCAAGTCCCTGAAAATTAATGGAGTAGCTCCTACCACAACTACGGTTAATAACGGGAGTTATAGTCCACTCTCTCGACCCATTTACATCTATGTGAATAAGGCTGCTGCTGATAAACCTGAAGTCAAAGCTTTTGTAGAATATTATCTACAAACTGCCTCTAAGTTTTCTGCTGAAGTCGGCTATGTTGCCCTTCCAAATAATGATTACAGCAGCGCACAACGTCGTTTTACTAATCGTCAAACGGGTCGAGTTCCCTTAAGAGCTGGATTATAA
- a CDS encoding M23 family metallopeptidase, translating into MHLAILGLAVALLPLTRVFIPQQKSMAQSWGLSSSATDTCTLKNRFIFIQNTQDRDIPEISRLTGIPKHRMQACHLFQQLGSQQEPVEGLQALTDGQSMASIVLPLRDRGYQVFSHFAIGADGVIPTTGGLSTAQVPERRFPQPSLEPRNPWENRTENPTENGDRAWVSPPSSLEEPQNQAPSQTTWLYPLENARISSGYGWRTTGRWGRELHVGVDFVAPIGTPVRATADGEVTFAKESAGNGGLTITLLHADGTRTLYAHLSKILVREGMQVRQGDTIGLVGNTGQSTGPHLHFEVYPPGVYGQPIDPCSAEYLNCSNVASHSPNQLRQR; encoded by the coding sequence ATGCACTTGGCTATATTGGGGTTAGCGGTCGCCCTCTTACCCTTAACCCGTGTATTCATTCCTCAACAAAAATCCATGGCCCAAAGCTGGGGTTTGTCGTCATCTGCCACCGACACCTGTACCTTAAAGAACCGATTTATCTTTATTCAAAATACCCAAGATCGAGATATTCCTGAAATTAGCCGCCTCACAGGAATTCCCAAGCATCGGATGCAAGCGTGTCATTTATTTCAACAATTAGGAAGCCAACAAGAACCAGTCGAGGGTCTACAAGCCCTGACCGATGGGCAAAGTATGGCTTCTATTGTTCTTCCCTTAAGAGATCGAGGGTATCAAGTCTTTTCCCATTTTGCCATTGGTGCTGATGGTGTAATCCCCACTACAGGAGGCTTATCGACCGCTCAAGTACCAGAGCGTCGATTTCCACAACCCTCTCTAGAACCCCGGAATCCATGGGAAAATCGAACCGAAAATCCAACAGAAAATGGCGATCGGGCTTGGGTTTCTCCTCCCTCCTCCCTGGAAGAGCCCCAAAATCAGGCTCCTAGCCAAACAACCTGGCTTTATCCCCTAGAAAATGCTCGAATTTCCTCCGGTTATGGATGGCGTACCACTGGTAGATGGGGCAGAGAACTCCATGTAGGTGTTGATTTTGTGGCTCCCATCGGTACTCCAGTCAGGGCTACCGCAGATGGTGAAGTAACGTTTGCCAAAGAATCGGCTGGAAACGGAGGGTTAACCATTACCCTATTACATGCCGATGGTACACGCACTCTTTACGCCCATCTATCAAAAATTTTAGTTCGTGAAGGAATGCAAGTGCGTCAGGGCGACACCATCGGTTTAGTGGGAAATACTGGACAATCGACCGGCCCCCATCTGCATTTTGAAGTCTATCCCCCTGGGGTGTATGGGCAGCCGATCGATCCTTGCAGTGCAGAGTATTTAAATTGTAGTAATGTAGCTTCTCATTCTCCGAATCAATTGCGTCAACGCTAA
- a CDS encoding glycosyltransferase, with protein sequence MSEKSNSIGDRQNSPDSDPQVVQPTSRDFVQQDISPSCFDRIVYEGRRRKAAVLLIVIWSGTIALHLLSWGLWLIWGMVALMGIHAIRVLTAKPSKPLEPLALDSPSDVPLVSLLVAAKNEERVIAPLVKMLCTQDYPLDHYEVWVIDDNSSDRTPQVLESLCQEYPHLRVMRRSAEATGGKSGALNQVLPLTRGEVLAVFDADAQVAPDLLRRVLPGFDRQEVGAIQLQKAIANAPVNVWTHSQASEMALDSYFQQQRIALGGIGELRGNGQFVRRTALEQCGGWNEETITDDLDLTLRLHLEQWDVDFILDPPVQEEGVTSALALWHQRNRWAEGGYQRYMDYWRLIFSKRMPWIKIWDMFMFWIIQYFIPNAAIPDCLMAIAKNRLPVYSPMTTLMVGMSIIAMIQGIRRVNRVKGAVSSLPTLLWQTLRGTIYMLHWLLIVASTSARIAVRPKTLKWVKTTHKGTVVVDS encoded by the coding sequence ATGTCGGAGAAGTCCAATTCTATCGGCGATCGCCAGAACAGCCCTGATAGCGATCCTCAAGTCGTTCAACCCACCTCCAGAGATTTCGTGCAGCAGGACATAAGCCCGTCCTGTTTTGATCGGATTGTCTATGAAGGCCGCAGGCGGAAAGCAGCGGTGTTATTAATTGTGATTTGGAGTGGGACGATCGCCCTACATTTGCTCTCTTGGGGTTTGTGGCTGATTTGGGGAATGGTTGCCCTCATGGGAATTCATGCCATTCGAGTTTTAACCGCTAAACCCAGCAAACCTTTAGAACCGTTGGCTCTGGACTCTCCTTCTGATGTGCCTTTAGTCTCTTTGTTAGTAGCGGCCAAAAATGAGGAACGGGTGATTGCGCCTTTGGTCAAGATGCTCTGTACTCAGGACTATCCCTTAGACCACTATGAAGTCTGGGTGATTGATGACAATAGCAGCGATCGCACCCCCCAAGTGTTGGAAAGTCTTTGCCAAGAGTATCCCCATCTGCGGGTGATGCGACGCTCGGCCGAAGCAACTGGGGGTAAATCTGGAGCGCTCAATCAGGTATTACCCTTAACTCGAGGTGAGGTACTGGCGGTTTTTGATGCAGATGCCCAAGTTGCGCCAGATTTATTACGACGAGTTTTACCCGGGTTCGATCGCCAGGAGGTTGGCGCAATTCAACTGCAAAAAGCGATCGCCAATGCTCCGGTGAATGTTTGGACTCACAGTCAAGCCTCGGAAATGGCCCTCGATTCCTATTTCCAGCAACAACGAATTGCCCTAGGAGGGATTGGAGAGTTACGAGGCAATGGTCAATTTGTCCGACGCACGGCACTCGAACAATGTGGGGGATGGAATGAAGAGACGATTACCGATGATTTGGATTTAACCCTACGCCTGCATTTGGAACAGTGGGATGTAGACTTTATCCTCGATCCTCCCGTCCAGGAAGAAGGGGTCACCAGCGCTTTAGCCCTATGGCATCAGCGCAATCGTTGGGCAGAGGGCGGATATCAACGATATATGGATTATTGGCGGTTGATTTTTAGTAAGCGGATGCCCTGGATAAAAATCTGGGATATGTTTATGTTTTGGATTATACAATACTTTATCCCCAATGCAGCAATTCCCGATTGTTTGATGGCGATCGCTAAAAATCGCCTGCCCGTTTATAGTCCCATGACAACTCTGATGGTCGGCATGTCTATAATTGCTATGATTCAAGGGATTCGTCGGGTTAATCGAGTCAAGGGCGCGGTATCGAGTTTACCTACGCTGCTCTGGCAAACCTTGAGAGGAACTATCTATATGCTCCATTGGCTCTTAATTGTGGCTAGTACATCTGCCCGGATTGCGGTACGTCCCAAAACCTTAAAATGGGTCAAAACCACTCATAAAGGTACTGTGGTTGTTGATAGTTAA
- the ebsA gene encoding type IV pilus biogenesis protein EbsA: protein MTTDLSAIEPAQGGVIGVYQPYYQGGKRAALPYAIGLYEKTSLEGERRIERGESIPFLATWFIVSKLPADETVCRMQFDGQSELTYEVKLPNHEFIEFLIELYVTWRRTKTVDFSQTFYRKLLRLDD, encoded by the coding sequence ATGACTACTGATCTCAGTGCCATTGAACCTGCCCAAGGCGGAGTTATCGGCGTTTATCAGCCTTACTACCAAGGTGGTAAGCGTGCTGCCTTACCCTATGCCATAGGTTTGTATGAAAAAACTTCGTTGGAAGGGGAACGCCGGATTGAAAGAGGAGAGAGTATCCCTTTTCTAGCTACTTGGTTTATTGTCTCGAAACTCCCCGCAGATGAGACGGTCTGTCGGATGCAGTTTGATGGTCAGTCAGAGCTGACGTATGAGGTGAAACTGCCCAATCATGAATTTATTGAGTTTTTGATTGAGTTGTATGTGACTTGGCGAAGAACGAAAACGGTTGATTTTTCGCAAACGTTCTACCGAAAACTATTACGATTAGATGACTAA
- a CDS encoding phosphotransacetylase family protein, translating into MTGISQYLLIGSLESYSGKSASLLGIGAQLKKRGWDIAYGKPLSTGHRKLMGKGMDEDGSFIAQILELPSDRLYPTLVSMDCQTIEERLTQTNSDNPQGSFAQHYPTAPDQLVLLEGPGTLDEGRLFGLSLAQMADQLSAGILLVISFEAQQIIDQALSAKERLGDRLLGIIVNDITEDFIERFPQDYVPYLESQGIPVLGQLPRSNLLRSISVRELVDRLNATVLCRSDRLDLMVESLRIGAMNVNSALKYFRKGQNMAVVTGGDRTDIQLAALETSTQCLILTGHLSPSELIISRADELEIPILTVDLDTLTTVEIIDNAFGTVPLHEPVKVKCISELIAAHFDLDRLLGCLA; encoded by the coding sequence GTGACCGGTATTAGTCAATATCTGCTGATAGGTTCCCTAGAATCTTACAGTGGTAAGTCAGCAAGTTTATTAGGCATTGGGGCACAACTGAAAAAGCGAGGTTGGGATATCGCCTATGGTAAGCCCTTATCTACTGGACATAGAAAGCTGATGGGTAAAGGGATGGATGAAGATGGCTCTTTTATTGCTCAGATTCTAGAGTTACCGAGCGATCGCCTCTATCCAACGTTAGTCTCAATGGATTGCCAGACCATTGAAGAGCGATTAACTCAGACTAATTCAGATAATCCTCAGGGCAGTTTTGCACAACATTATCCGACTGCACCCGATCAGTTGGTGCTGTTGGAAGGACCGGGAACTCTCGATGAGGGGAGATTATTTGGTTTGTCTTTAGCGCAGATGGCCGATCAACTCTCAGCCGGAATTCTGTTAGTAATTTCCTTTGAGGCACAACAGATTATCGATCAGGCCCTTTCAGCGAAAGAGCGTTTGGGCGATCGCCTCCTCGGTATTATTGTCAACGATATTACGGAAGACTTTATCGAGCGGTTTCCCCAAGACTATGTGCCCTATTTGGAATCTCAGGGTATTCCCGTTCTTGGCCAACTGCCTCGGAGTAATTTATTGCGAAGTATTAGCGTGCGAGAATTGGTGGATCGTCTAAACGCAACCGTACTCTGTCGAAGCGATCGCCTAGATTTGATGGTCGAAAGTCTACGCATTGGAGCGATGAATGTCAATTCAGCCCTGAAATATTTCCGTAAAGGACAAAATATGGCAGTGGTCACGGGGGGCGATCGCACGGATATTCAATTGGCCGCCCTAGAAACCTCAACCCAATGTTTAATCCTCACGGGTCATCTCTCTCCCTCAGAATTAATTATTAGTCGAGCTGACGAGTTGGAAATTCCCATTCTTACGGTAGACCTCGACACGTTGACCACTGTGGAAATCATTGATAATGCCTTCGGCACAGTTCCCCTTCACGAGCCAGTCAAAGTCAAGTGTATTTCTGAGTTAATCGCTGCCCACTTTGACCTAGACCGACTTTTAGGTTGCCTCGCCTAG
- a CDS encoding DNA-processing protein DprA produces the protein MSQSLEIPKLDTLEQELATIQQTGSKRLAILGSRHVPITHQHLIETMSYSLVLSGNHIITSGATGTNFASVRGAMRADPNLLTVILPQSLDRQPRESRQLLEQVIHLVEKPENNELSLAEASSLCNAEIITRCQQLICFAFHDSTTLLQTCRDAEEQRKVVTLFYFD, from the coding sequence TTGAGTCAATCCTTAGAAATTCCTAAACTTGATACCCTAGAGCAAGAACTGGCAACAATCCAGCAAACCGGATCGAAGCGGCTGGCCATCCTCGGTTCTCGCCATGTTCCCATAACTCATCAACATCTGATTGAAACGATGAGTTACTCCTTGGTTCTATCGGGAAACCATATCATTACCTCCGGAGCAACAGGGACCAATTTTGCTTCAGTCCGAGGAGCAATGCGAGCCGATCCCAACTTGCTGACGGTGATTCTACCTCAAAGCTTAGACCGTCAACCCAGAGAATCTCGGCAACTCCTGGAACAAGTCATTCACTTGGTAGAAAAACCGGAGAACAATGAATTATCTCTGGCTGAAGCCAGTTCCCTGTGTAATGCAGAAATTATTACCCGATGTCAGCAACTGATTTGTTTTGCCTTCCATGATAGTACGACCTTACTGCAAACTTGCCGTGATGCGGAAGAGCAACGTAAAGTGGTAACCTTGTTTTATTTTGATTAA
- a CDS encoding MAPEG family protein: MSVSVSALLLYAIAGAAFLIYFPFFWVAYARFQGGMQYLETPRALSDQLPDYAKRANWAHQNSIEAFMIFAAAAGMAYATGIDSMVAAYAAGVFLIVRGLYSIFYILNIPLGRSLMFGIGSLCSLTLFALSLLQVSL, encoded by the coding sequence TTGTCCGTTTCTGTCTCTGCTCTGTTACTCTATGCGATCGCTGGAGCAGCTTTTTTAATCTATTTTCCCTTTTTTTGGGTCGCCTATGCTCGGTTTCAAGGGGGGATGCAGTATTTAGAAACTCCCAGAGCGCTGAGCGATCAATTGCCCGATTATGCCAAACGTGCCAATTGGGCCCACCAGAATTCCATTGAAGCGTTTATGATTTTTGCCGCTGCTGCGGGTATGGCCTATGCGACTGGGATAGACTCTATGGTGGCAGCTTATGCGGCTGGAGTATTCTTGATCGTTCGTGGATTGTATAGTATCTTTTATATTCTCAATATTCCCTTGGGGCGATCGCTTATGTTTGGCATTGGGTCGTTATGTAGTCTGACTCTGTTTGCCTTAAGCTTGCTTCAAGTGAGTCTCTAA
- a CDS encoding YajQ family cyclic di-GMP-binding protein: MASSYSFDVVSDFDEQELVNALDQTQREIKSRYDLKDSKTIVELVDKTTITINTDSNLTLESVSTILRTKAAKRNLSLKIFQFGDIEAAGGNRVRQEIKLQRGIDQDLGKKINKRIRDQFKKVQASIQGDSLRVSSKSKDELQQVMQMLKQEDLPVALQFTNYR; encoded by the coding sequence ATGGCTTCTTCCTATTCCTTTGATGTAGTTAGTGACTTTGATGAACAAGAGTTAGTTAATGCTCTAGACCAAACGCAACGGGAAATTAAATCGCGTTATGACTTAAAAGACTCAAAGACGATTGTAGAATTGGTGGACAAAACTACAATTACCATCAATACGGATAGTAATTTAACGTTAGAGTCAGTCTCTACCATTTTGCGGACTAAAGCCGCCAAGCGTAACCTATCCTTGAAAATTTTCCAATTTGGGGATATCGAGGCTGCTGGAGGCAACCGAGTCCGTCAGGAAATTAAGCTTCAACGTGGTATCGATCAGGATTTGGGGAAAAAGATCAATAAGCGCATTCGCGATCAATTTAAGAAGGTGCAAGCATCGATTCAAGGGGATTCTTTGCGAGTTTCATCAAAATCTAAGGATGAATTGCAACAGGTAATGCAAATGTTGAAACAGGAAGATTTACCCGTAGCTTTGCAGTTTACCAATTATCGTTAG
- a CDS encoding OmpA family protein: MTEASDSPNPTPTPQRTVVTFLLVTIFRLLLLGVSSSIAFLVGIIIAFFYPDPYPQMPLIERVFEQPFNPLNAQWWQFRSSATLLSVSPEQRQQALEDLNQLQEDLTTLEERLTELELQLNQPLAQKPIQTRLSLLEQQLSGQSGYASRKSFMVTLPSDLLFEGDRTTLNPKQSDLLNSIIAELRNFPDSTIQINAYTDNLGDAQENLELSLQQAESVYEYLYIGLGDGYHFLRVGYGETQFLVPNDSDSTRQRNRRVEIIIE; encoded by the coding sequence GTGACTGAAGCATCTGATTCTCCCAATCCTACTCCTACTCCCCAGAGAACGGTTGTTACGTTTCTCTTAGTGACGATATTTCGTCTGTTGTTGCTAGGGGTGAGCAGCTCTATTGCCTTTCTAGTGGGTATTATCATTGCTTTCTTTTACCCCGATCCCTATCCACAAATGCCCTTGATTGAACGGGTGTTTGAGCAACCGTTTAATCCCCTCAATGCTCAATGGTGGCAATTTCGTTCCTCAGCCACCTTACTTTCGGTTAGTCCAGAGCAGCGTCAGCAAGCTCTAGAAGATTTAAACCAACTGCAAGAAGACTTAACCACCTTGGAGGAGCGTCTCACCGAGTTGGAACTTCAACTCAATCAACCCTTAGCCCAAAAACCGATTCAGACTCGTCTGAGCTTACTAGAGCAGCAATTATCCGGTCAATCGGGTTACGCTTCCCGCAAGAGTTTCATGGTGACGCTACCGAGTGACTTGCTCTTTGAAGGCGATCGCACTACCCTAAATCCTAAACAATCAGACTTACTCAATAGCATTATCGCTGAATTACGCAATTTCCCCGACTCTACCATTCAAATTAACGCCTATACCGATAATTTAGGAGATGCCCAAGAAAACCTAGAACTCTCCTTACAACAAGCAGAATCCGTCTATGAATATCTCTATATTGGATTAGGAGATGGCTACCATTTTCTCCGAGTTGGTTATGGAGAAACTCAGTTTTTAGTCCCCAATGACTCTGACTCTACACGACAACGCAATCGTCGCGTGGAAATTATCATTGAATAG